The Gehongia tenuis sequence CCGCCGGGTGGAGCGGGAGCGAACGCCCGGCCAGGTCCTTTCCGCGCCGCCGGAACTGAAGGAGGCGCTTGCGGCCCTGCCCTATGAACTCACCGGCGCTCAAAAGCGGGTGCTCGGGGAAATCCTTGACGATTTGTCAAGGCCCCATCCCATGGCCCGGCTGGTTCAGGGGGACGTGGGTTCGGGCAAGACGGTGCTCGCCTTTTTGAGCCTTCTCACGGCGGCAAAGAACGGCGTGCAGGGAGCGCTGATGGCGCCCACGGAGATTCTGGCCCGCCAGCACTTTGCGGAGGCCCAGAAGTTCTTTCGTCCCTTTGGGGTGCGGGTGGGCCTCATTCTGGGCAGCCAAAAGGAGCGTGAAAAGCGGGACGGCCGGGAGCGGACGGAGCTTGGAGCATGGGATGTGGTGATCGGCACCCATGCGCTGATTCAGGGCTCGGTGCGCTTCCGAAACCTCGGCCTCGTGGTCACCGACGAACAGCACCGCTTCGGCGCCCAGCAGCGCCAGGTGCTGGTGGACAAGGGCGCGGCGCCCCATGTCCTCGTCATGTCCGCAACGCCCATCCCAAGAAGCCTGTCCCTCATCCTTTACGGGGATTTGGACGTGTCGGCGGTGGACGAGCTGCCGCCGGGCCGCAAGCCCATCGAGACGAAACGGGTGCGGGAGGCGCGGCGGCGGGATCTGTACGATTTCATCTATCGGCGGGCAAAGACGGGCGGGCAGGCCTATGTGGTCTGCCCGCTGGTGGAGGATTCGGAGGACCTGGACGTGCGCTCCGCCGAGAGCGTCTACCAGGAACTGAAAAGGGCCATGAAGGGCGTTTCCATCGCCTATCTCCACGGAAGGATGAAGTCCGGCGAGAAGGAGGCGGTCATCGAACGCTTCCGCAAAAATGAGGTGCAGGTGCTGGTGTCCACCACCGTGGTGGAGGTGGGGGTGAACGTGCCCAATGCCACCGTCATGGTCATCGAAAACGCCGAGCGGTTCGGGCTTGCCCAGCTCCACCAGCTTCGCGGCCGGGTGGGCCGGGGCGGGGAGGCCTCCTACTGTTTTTTGCTCGAACAGGAGGGCAGTGCCCGGCTGGACGTGCTGGCCCGCACCCAGGACGGTTTTGAAATCGCCCGGGAGGATCTAAGGATGCGGGGCCCGGGAGAGATGATGGGCGGAAGGCAGAGCGGCATGATGAGCTTTAAGACGGCGGGTTTCGGCCTTGGCCTCTCCGATGTGGAAAGGGCCCGGGATCTTGCGGTGGAACTCCTTCGCACCCGGCCCGAGCTGGCCTACGCTATCCCGGAGCACAGCCTGTTTTCCTTCGATGGGCTGGGAAGCTGGGCGGTCCATTAGATTGAGGAAAAACGCGGTGAAAAATTTTTTTCGCCGCGTTTTTTTATGTTTGAAATTACCAGCGTAAAAGCATTTCGCTTTGGACAAAGTATTCTTGCATCGAAAAGGAGGTGAAAAACAACATGGCTAGCAGCAATAACAGAGTTGTGGTTCCCGAGGCCAAGCAGGCTTTGGACAAGATGAAGTACGAAATCGCTCAGGAGATGGGTCTTCAGTACAACGGTTACAAGGGTGACCTGACCTCCAAGCAGAACGGCAGCGTGGGTGGCGAAATGGTGCGCCGCATGATCGAAGACTATCAGAACGCGAACAAGTAATTCCATCTCTATCGGGATAAGGAGGTGAAACAACAATGGCTAGCAACAATTCCGGACGTCAGAACCGTTTGACGGTGCCCGAGGCGAAGCAGGCGATGAACAACATGAAGTTTGAGATCGCCAACGAGCTGGGCGTGAACCTGAAGCAGGGTTACAATGGTGATCTGACCAGCCGCGAGAACGGCTATGTGGGTGGCTACATGGTCAAGCGGATGATCGAGCAGCAGGAGCGCTCCATGATGGGCAAATAAGTTAGGTTGTACCATTCTTTTGCGTACTGCTTTCCAATATAAACAAGACAGCCTTGGGCATTTTGAAAAAACATCGCTTTTGGAGAAATGACCAGGGTTGTTTTTTTGGTTGACAAGGCTTTTTGTTGTGCTTATAATTTACTAAAGTAAATTGCTAAATCGATAAAACGGAGGCCGGTCATGCAGGAGCGAACCTATCTGCCCGAGGGCGTGGAGGATTTGATGCCGGAGCGCTGTCAGCTCAAGCGAAAACTGGAGCGCGGGATGGAAGCGCTTTTTGAAAAGAGAGGCTATCTTCCCATCGAGACGCCCCTTTTTGAGGCGTGGGAGAATTTCGCCACCCTCATGGAGCCCACCAAGCGGGACGGCGTGATCAAATTCATCGACGGATCGGGGCGGGTGATGGCCCTGAGGCCCGATCTCACACTGCCCGCGGCGCGGCTGGTGGCGGCCCGCTTTCCCGAGGGTGAGACGGTCCGCGTCTTTTACTCCGGGGACGTCTACACCAACACGCCGGAGGCGGACCAGATGCGGCAGATCCCCCAAACGGGCGTGGAGCTCATGGGCGAGGGCGGCCCGGAGGCGGACGCGGGGATCATCGCTCTCGCCGTCGAAGCGCTGCTGGCTTCCGGACTGGACGGCTTTCAGATCGACATCGGCCAGGTGGGCTTTTTTGCCGGGCTGATGGAACGGGCGGGCTTTGACGAGGAGGAGATCCTTGCCATCCGGCGGCTGATCGAGATGAAAAGCGTGCTGGATGCCGGGGCATGGCTGGCGAAAAAGAATCTGACGCCGGACGTGGAGGAGGCGCTGGTGGAGCTGCCCAGCCTCTTTGGCGGCGCCGAGGTCATCGACAAGGCCGGCGCCTGGGCAAAAAACGACCGGTGCCGCTACGCGCTCGCCAATTTGGAGCGAGTTTACGGCCTGCTGTGCCAGCGGGGCTATGAAAAATATGTTAAAATAGATCTGGGTATGGTGCACACCATGGATTATTACACCGGCGTGATCTTCCGGGGCATGGACCACCGGCTGGGCCGGCCGCTGGTGAGCGGCGGACGGTATGACCATCTGATGGAGAACTATGGCCGGCCCATGGAGGCCATGGGCTTTGCGGTGGATGTGATGGCGGTGTTGATGGTGCGGGAGCGCATGGGCAAGGAGGTCTAAATGGAGAAGGTGACGCTGGCTCTGGCGAAGGGCAGGCTTTCGGAAAAGGCCATGGGACTGATGGCGAGGGCGGGCATCCGCTCAAAGGAATTCGATGAACTGGGCAGAAAACTGGTCTTTGAGGATGACAGCGGCGCCTATCGGTTCATCCTGGTCAAGCCCAGCGACGTGCCCACCTATGTGGACCACGGTGTGGCGGATGTGGGGATCGTGGGCAAGGACACGCTGATGGAGGAGAACCGCCCGCTCTACGAGCTGCTGGATTTTGGCTTTGGCGCCTGCCGCATGTGCGTATGCGGGTTCGAAGGCAGAAGGCCGCCGGTCGGCGCGCCCCTCCGGGTGGCGACCAAATATCCCCGGATCGCCCGGGCCTACTATGGCGAGAAGGGGCAGAACATCCAGATCATCAAGCTGAACGGATCGGTGGAGCTGGGGCCGCTGGTGGGATTGTCCGATGTGATCGTGGATATCGTGGAGAGCGGCGGCACGCTGAAGGCCAACGGCCTCGCGGTGCTGGAGGAGGTTGCGCCGCTCTCCGCCCGGCTGGTGGTCAACCGGGTGAGCATGAAGACCAAAACGGAAAAGATCCAGCGGCTGATCGAGGGCTTCAAGCAAGCGCTGAAGGAGGATGAGGCATGAGACTGTCCATTGTGAAGGGCGAAGGCCTGAAAGAGGCGGTGGCCCGGCTGGAGGGCCGGGCGGGTACGGCCCAGGAGGACGCCCGGCAAAGGGTGCTGGAGATCTTGACGGAGGTCCGCGAAAAAGGGGACGAGGCCCTTTTGGCGTACACGGAGCGCTTCGACGGCGCGAAGCTGGAAAACCTTCAGGTGAGCGAGAAGGAAATTGCCGAGGCTTACGCCATCGTGGGCGAAAAGGCGGCCGCCATCCTGGAGCGGTCGGCGGCGAACATCCGCGCCTTCCATGAGCAGCAGAAGCAGGCCTCCTTCATGAATTTTGGGGAGGAGGTCAAGCTGGGCCAAATCGTGCGCCCGCTGGCTTCGGCGGGCATCTATGTGCCCGGCGGGCGGGCCGCCTACCCTTCCTCCGTGCTGATGAACGCCATCCCCGCCAGCGTGGCCGGCGTGGAGCGGATCGTGATGGTCACCCCGCCGGGGAAGGACGGCAGGGTGACGCCCATGACGCTGGTGGCGGCACGGGTGGCCGGCGTGAAGGAGATCTACAAGGTGGGAGGCGCCCAGGCGGTGGCGGCGCTGGCCTATGGCACCAAGACCCTGCCGGCGGTGGATAAAATCGTGGGTCCGGGGAACCTCTACGTGGCCCTCGCCAAGCGGGAGGTTTTCGGCCAGGTGGGCATCGATATGATCGCGGGACCCAGCGAGATTCTGGTGGTGGCGGACGCTTCCGCGAATCCCGTGTACGTGGCGGCCGATCTTCTGTCCCAGGCGGAGCACGATCCCCTGGCGGCGGCGATCCTTCTGACCGATGATGAGAAGCTGGCTCAAAGGATTCTCCTGGAAGTGGAGCGGCAGACCGCGGCGGCGCCCCGGCGGGAGATCATCGAGCGCTCCCTGGAGGACTACGGCATTCTGGGCGTGACGGACTCCCTGGAGGCCGCGGTGGACCAGGCGAACGCCATCGCGCCGGAGCATCTGGAGCTGGCCGTGGCCGATCCCTTCGCCCTCCTCGGCCGGGTGAGGAACGCCGGGTCCATCTTCCTTGGCCATTACGCGCCCGAACCCCTCGGCGATTACTTCGCCGGCCCCAACCATGTGCTGCCCACCAACGGCACCGCAAGGTTCAGCTCGCCCCTTGGCGTTTACGATTTTGTCAAGCGTTCCAGCGTCATCCACTACACGAAGGAGGCGCTTCAGAAGGTTGGTCAGGACATCATGGATTTTGCCGGTCTGGAGGGCCTTTTTGCCCACGGCCAGGCGGTGTCCGTCCGCATGAAGGAGGATGAAAGATGACCCAGTCGGTGATTTGCCGCACCACGGCGGAGACGGATATCACTTTGGAGCTCACCCGGGAGGGCTCGGGGAAATTTGACGGGACCAGCAGCATCGGGTTCATGGACCACATGCTGACCCTGTTCTGCCGCCATTCGCTGATGGACCTCAAGCTGGCCCTGAAGGGCGATCTCATCGTGGACGCCCACCACAGCGTGGAGGATCTTGGCATCTGTCTCGGGCAGGCCTTTGCCGAAATCATGGAGGACAAGGCGGGGATCCGGCGCTACGGCTCCGTCTTCCTGCCCATGGACGAGACGCTGGTGCAGGCGGCGGTGGATATCAGCGGCCGGCCCTATCTTGTGATCACGGGGGATCTGGTGCCCGGACGGGCGGTGGCCTTCGACGATCAGCTGGTGGAGGAATTCTTCCGGGCCTTCGCCATGAACGCCGGCATCACCCTGCACATCCGCTACCTCTACGGTAGGAACTTCCACCACATGGCGGAGGCGGCCTTCAAGGCCGTGGCCCGGGCCCTTCGGGAGGCCATGGAGCACGATCCGCGGGAGACGGGCGTTCCTTCCACCAAGGGGGTTCTGTGATGCGGGTGTATCCGGCTATCGACCTCAAGGGCGGAAAATGCGTGCGACTGGTCCAGGGACGCATGGAACGCTCCACCGTGTACGGCGATCCGGTGGAGATGGCGCTCAAATGGAAGAAAGCGGGCGCCGGTTTTCTGCATATGGTGGATCTTGACGGCGCCTTTGACGGCGCGGGCCGCAACCGGGAAGCGGTGGCAAAGGCGGTCCGGGAGACCGGCCTTCCCGTGCAGCTGGGCGGGGGTATCCGCACGCTGGAGGATATCCGGGAATGCCTGGCCCTTGGCGTGACCCGGGTGATTTTGGGGACCGTGCTGGTGGAGAATCCGGAACTGGCCAAGGAGGCGGCGGGACTTTATCCCGGCCGCATCGCGGCGGGTATCGACGCCAAGGCGGGCAAGGTTGCCACCCGGGGCTGGGCCACGGATACGGACCTCACGGCGGTGGACCTCGCCCTTCAAATGAAGGCGGCGGGCATCGGCACCGTGATCTATACCGACATCGCCCGGGACGGCATGCTGGGCGGCCCCAATATTCCGGAGACGAAGCGGCTCAAGGAGAAAACGGGCCTGGAGATCATCGCCTCGGGCGGCGTGTCGAGGCTCTCCGACCTCACAAAGATCCGGACGGCGGGCATTGACGGCGTGATCGTGGGCAAAGCCCTTTACAGCGGCGCCTTCACCCTGGAGGACGCCTTGAAGGAGGAATAATCATGGACTATGCAAAGATTCGTTGGAACAAGGACGGCCTCATTCCGGCCATCGCCCAGGATGTCAGAACGGGCGAGGTGCTGATGCTGGCCTACATGAACGAGGAATCCCTCAGGCTTACCCTCGAGACGGGCAGGGCCACCTACTTCAGCCGGAGCCGGGGAAAGCTCTGGGTGAAGGGGGAGACCTCCGGCCACACCCAAACGGTGAAAAGCCTTTGGCTGGACTGCGACGGGGACACGATTTTGATGGAGGTTGAACAGGCGGGCGCGGCCTGCCATACCGGCAGCAAAACCTGCTTCTTCACGCCGGTTACCGAAAGCCGGGAGATGTTCGGACCCCTTTGCCTGAGCCAGGAATTTGAGACCATTCTGGACCGAAGGGCCCATCCCACCGAGGGTTCCTACACCAACTATCTGTTTGACAAGGGCGTGGATAAGATCTGCAAGAAGGTGGGCGAGGAGTCGGCCGAGGTCATCATCGGCGCCAAAAACAGGGAGCCCGAAGAGGTGAGCTACGAGATGGCGGACCTTTTCTATCACCTGATGGTGCTGCTGGTGGAACAGGGCATGACCCTTGAGGACGTGTACGCCCAAATTGGCAAACGGAGGAAATAATTCTCCCTCAAACATCCAAAAAAGAGCGTTGACTTTCCGCCCGTTTTCGAGTATACTAGACACTGCATTGCGGTGTGGGAGCATAGCTCAGCTGGGAGAGCATCTGCCTTACAAGCAGAGGGTCACAGGTTCGAGCCCTGTTGTTCCCACCAACTGTATGGCCCGGTAGTTCAGTTGGTTAGAATGCCAGCCTGTCACGCTGGAGGTCGAGGGTTCGAGCCCCTTCCGGGTCGCCAATTTGCCTCTGTAGCTCAGTCGGTAGAGCAGAGGACTGAAAATCCTCGTGTCGGTGGTTCGATTCCGCCCGGAGGCACCATAATGCGGGAGTGGCTCAGTGGTAGAGCGTCGCCTTGCCAAGGCGAATGTCGCGGGTTCGAATCCCGTCTTCCGCTCCATAAGGCGCCATAGCCAAGTGGTAAGGCAAAGGTCTGCAAAACCTTCATTCCCCAGTTCAAATCTGGGTGGCGCCTCCAGCGGCATGTTGCCGCTCCATGGGCAGCTCACATTCCGTGGGCTGCCTTTTTATAGCTTGAACATCCCGCGCTGCCGGTTGAAATGAGGTGTGTTTTATGGCGAAGATCCTGATGCACTGCTGCTGTGCGCCCTGCTCCCTGTCCGTAATCGATCCCCTGCGGGCGGAGGGTTTCGAGCCGGTGGCCTTTTGGTACAACCCCAACATCCATCCCTGGAAGGAATATGAGGCCCGGCGGGACTGCCTTTTGGCCTACGCGCCCACCATCGATATGGAGGTTCGGGTCAAGGAGCATTATGGACTCAGCGAATTTGTCCAAAAGGTGGCGGGGGATATCGGCGGGCGCTGCACCTTCTGCTATGAAAACCGCCTGGAGGCGGCCGCAAGGTATGCGGCGGAGCACGGCTTTTCCGCCTTCACCACCACGCTTTTGGCCAGTCCCTATCAAAGACACGAGGCGATTGCCGAGGCGGCCGGGCGGTTTGCGCAGGAATACGGGGTTGACTTTCTGTACCGGGACTTCCGGCCCAATTTCCGGGCCGGCAACCAGCGGGCCCGGGAGCTGGGCTTCTACATGCAAAAGTACTGCGGCTGCATCTTCTCTGAGGCGGACCGCTACCAAAACAAGATCCGGCGCGACCGGGAGAAATACAGTGAATGAGGTATGCCACGGCTTTTGGAGGCCGTGGTTTTTATATTATTCATGAAAATCCGTTGTTTTTCTTGCGTTGAAGTGCCCCGGACTGGTAAGATGGAAATAACATGGGGGGTTTTATGCGCCGCACCGGGCGCCGGGCCGAAGAAGCACGACCGATAGCCTTGCAAGGGGAGGAAGCCTTGAATCAGGCCAATTTGCTGAAAATTTTGGATGGACTTCCGGATACGGCGCTGTACGTGATCCGCAGGGACAGCCATGAGCTGCTCTATTTCAACCAGCAGGTGCGAAATGTGGCGCCGGGCATTGCCCTTGGCATGGCCTGTCACGATGTGTGGCCGCAGATGTGCGGCCACTGCCCCTTCAGCGGCCTTCTGGATGGAAAGCCCTACACCGAGACCATGTCGAACCATCCCTTCGGGCCCATGGTGGACGTGACGGCCTCCGAGGTGTTCTGGGACGAGATTCCCGCCTACCTATTGTCCATCGTGCCCCACCGGCAGACGGACGCGGAGAAGAAACGGGAGCTTGAACGGGAACAGATGTCGGCGGCGGCGGGCCGGGTGTACGAGCGCATCGCCTCCGTCAATCTGACCGGGGACACCTATGATCTCATGGCGGACCGGACGGGCACAAAGCGGATGGGGGAAGCCGGCCGCTTCAGCGAACTGGTCCGGGAGGAAGCGGCACGGGTCCATGCCAGTGAGCGCCGGGCCTTTCAGGCTGTCTTCTCGCCGGACAATCTTTTGAAGCGCTTTGAGGCGGGGGACAGGGAGGTCTATTTCGAATGCCACCACGCCTGGCACGGCGAATATCACTGGATCGGCACCCGGGCGCTGCCCATCGACAATCCCTTCGGGGAGGACCGGATGGCGGTGATACTGGCCGAGAACATCGACGATGAGAAGCGCACGGAGGAGCAGCTCAAGCATTCCTTCAAGGCCGCCTGCGAGCTGGCCGGCGGGCTCACCGGCAAATATCTGGTGGAGGAGGACCGGGTGTCGCTGCTGGAGGCAAACCAGCGGTACTATGAATTTTTCGGGATCACAAGGGAGCAGGGAGAGGAAAACGCCTTCGCCTGTCTGGATAAGCAAAGCAGCGACCTGATGACAAAGCACATCCTTGACCTCGTAAAAAACAGGTCCATGATTAATCTGGAATTTCCCTATGTCAAGGATGGCCGGCAGATCTTTCTCCGGGCTCAGGCCTCCTGCATCGGGGAGCAGGAGGGGCGGCCCGTCTATTTCGGGTCGGTGGTGGACGTCACCCGGCGCGTTGAGCGGGAGCGGGAGCTGCAGGCCACCTATGACGATCTGCCCGGCTCCATTTTGAAGATGGCCATTGACGGCGCCTTCACCTATGTCTCCGCCAACGAAACCTGTTTTTCCATGACCGGACGGAGGGAAGAGGATTTTGCGGAGGGCATCCTTCGGCTCATCCATGAGGAGGACCGGACCATGGTGGAGCAGCTGATCCGCAGCCAGGCCGCCCAGAATCTTCCCATCGTCTGCGAGTTCAGAATGATCCGGGGGGACGGCGCCGTCATCTGGCTGCACGTGGAGGGCAAGCGCATCGGCGCGTTCAAGGGTTATCCCCTCTATCTGACGGTGGCCGTGGATATCACCCGGCGCAAGGATATGGAGCGCGCCCTGGCCGAGGAGCAGATGCGCTACCGGCTGGCCGCCGAGACCTCCAACGATATTTTGTTCGAGTATCTGGTGAAGGAGGACCTGCTGCGCATCTATCAAAGCGGTGAGGCGGAGCATCCACCAAGGAGCCTGGAGCGTTTTGTGGAGACGCTGGAGGACGAGGGCAGGATTCATCCCGACGACAGGGATGAGATTCTTGCCGCCCTGAGCGGAGCTAAGCCGAACTTTGACCTCCGCGTGCGAAGCGCGGAGGGCTACGCCTGGTATGGCTGCCGGACCACCACGCTCATGGATGGGGGCCGGCCCCTTCGCATCATCGGCACCCTGCGCAACATTGACCGGGTGAAGAAAGCGGAGGCGAACCGCCAGCAGTGGGAGAAGATCAGCAGCTTTGCCATCAGCAAGGATTACGCGCTTCTGGCTACAGTGGATGTGCGCAGCGGCCGCTACACCATGCGCTATACGTCCAGCGGGGGCCTGCAGGATCCAAGCCGCGCCCAGGGCGCCTATGACGCCCAGATCCGGAGGCTCATCGAGCGTCACATGGCGCCGGAGGACCGGGCGGATGCGCGGGAAAGGATGGCCCTTTCCCGGATCATCTTCTGGCTGCAGGATGGGGCGGCGGAGCACAGCCTTTATTACCGCTGCCGGCTGGGGGACGCCTGGCGGTGGCTGTGCATCTCCTTCGCCTATCTGGATGAGGGACAGGACACGCTGCTCATGGGCGTAAGGGATATCGAGCACGCCAGGAACGCCCGGCTCAAAGAGGAGCTGCTGGACCAAAGCCTGAAGCACGCCATTAGCACCATCTACGAGGAAATCTTCTACGCCAATTTGAACACCGGCGCCGTGGAATTTGTCAAGCAAAGGGAGGCCCTCACCCATCATATCCACCGGGACGACCGGCAGGAATATGAACGGGTATTCGGGGCGGAAAATGTGCTTCGCGCTCTGGCCGAAAAGGGCATGTCCCTGTCCCATGAATTCCGGAGGCTGGGCCATGACGGGCTCTACCATTGGGTGGACATGACGCTGATGCGGGCGGAAAACGACCTCAATGGAGACGGCCGCATCGTGGGCTTCGTGAGCAGCATTGACGAGCGCAGGCGGGCCCAGAGCATGCGGGAGGATTTCTTCTCCACCATCGCCACCCTCTTTGAGGAATGCTCCATCGTCAACCTGGAGGAGGACAGCTATGTGCTGCAAAAGGTTAAGGATACGCAGAATGTGATCGAGGAGGAGGGCCGCTTCAGCAGCAGCAATGAGGCCTACTGCAGGGTCATGATCCATTCCGAGGACCGGGCGGAATTCCGCAAATACTTCTCCTACGGTGGGCTAAGGCGTCAGATCGCCATGGGCAGAACCAGGATCTCCAAGGAGCTGCGCCGCCTGACCTCCAAGGGGGTCTACCACTGGGTGGAGATGGTGGCCATTGTCACCCAGCCCGCGGAGGGCGAGGCACAGAAGGTCATCTGCACCTTCCGGGATATTGAGGAAATCAAGCGGATCCGGGAAGAGCAGCACAGCTTCGGGCTGCGATTTGGAGTCACCGTCCGGGATCTTTACGTGCGCATCTTTGAATCCAACGTGGACCGGGATGAGTGCTTCAGCTTCAAGGAGGAGAACGGCGCGCTGATGCGCAGCCCGCAGCCCTTCCCTCTGGGCGCCTATGTGGAGCAGATCAGCGCCCTGGTATGCCCGGAGTTCCGCGGGGAATATCTCGCGCTGTTCAGGCCGGAGAACGTGCGGAAGGCTTACGACGCAGGGAAGCGCAGTCTCTATTTTGAGCACCAGCGTTTCGAGGAGGATGGCAGCCGGCGCTGGTATGCCACCCGCATCCAGTTTCTTGCCGCGGACGAGGAAGGCCTCAAAGTGATGATGTACCTGCAGGATGTTGACGAGATCCGCCGGGAAAAGGAGGAGCAGGAGAACGCCTTACGGGATGCCCTGGCCGCCGCCGAACAGGCGAACCGGGCCAAGTCCGAATTTCTCTCCCGCATGAGCCACGATATCCGAACGCCCATGAACGGCATTTTGGGGATGGCGGCCATCGCCTCCACGGAAGATAACCCGCCCCGCACAAAAGCGTGTCTGGGCAAGATCGAGATGTCCGGCAAATATCTGCTCCATCTGGTGAACGATATCCTGGATATGTCCAAGATCGAGAGCGGCAAGGTGGTTCTCACGGAGGAAACCATCAGCCTTTCGGAATTTCTGGACCGGATCGAATCGCTGGTGGCGCCACAGGCCCAGCAAAAGGGACAGAGCTTTCATATTGAGCTTGGCGCCGGCCTGGCCGAGGCCTACCGGGGTGACGGGCTTCGGCTCAACCAGGTGCTGATGAATCTTCTGGGCAATGCGGTCAAGTACACGCCGGAGGGCGGACACATTGTTCTTCGGGTGCACAGGCAGGATCCGGGAAGACCCGAGGAAACGCTGGCCTTCGAGGTGGAGGACGACGGCGTGGGCATGGCCGCGGAATTCATGGAGCGGATGTATGAGCCCTTCGAGCAGGCCCAGGACGAACGGGCGGGCCTTCAGGAGGGAACCGGTCTTGGGCTTTCCATCACCCGCAATCTGGTGCGGCTGATGAACGGCGGGCTGGAGGTGGAAAGCGAGCCGGGGAAGGGCACGCGCTTTACGGTGCTGGTGCCTCTAAAGCCCGCGGAGCAGGGTCCTATGGAAAACCAAGCAGCCCCGGCGGAACCCAGCTGGCAGGACTTTTGCGGCAAGCGGGTGCTGATGGTGGAGGACAACGAACTCAACATGGAGATCGCCAAAACCATCCTGGAGATGAAGGGCTTTGGGGTGGATACGGCGGCGAACGGCCGGGAAGGCGTGGACCGCTT is a genomic window containing:
- the hisG gene encoding ATP phosphoribosyltransferase, with amino-acid sequence MEKVTLALAKGRLSEKAMGLMARAGIRSKEFDELGRKLVFEDDSGAYRFILVKPSDVPTYVDHGVADVGIVGKDTLMEENRPLYELLDFGFGACRMCVCGFEGRRPPVGAPLRVATKYPRIARAYYGEKGQNIQIIKLNGSVELGPLVGLSDVIVDIVESGGTLKANGLAVLEEVAPLSARLVVNRVSMKTKTEKIQRLIEGFKQALKEDEA
- the hisD gene encoding histidinol dehydrogenase, whose product is MRLSIVKGEGLKEAVARLEGRAGTAQEDARQRVLEILTEVREKGDEALLAYTERFDGAKLENLQVSEKEIAEAYAIVGEKAAAILERSAANIRAFHEQQKQASFMNFGEEVKLGQIVRPLASAGIYVPGGRAAYPSSVLMNAIPASVAGVERIVMVTPPGKDGRVTPMTLVAARVAGVKEIYKVGGAQAVAALAYGTKTLPAVDKIVGPGNLYVALAKREVFGQVGIDMIAGPSEILVVADASANPVYVAADLLSQAEHDPLAAAILLTDDEKLAQRILLEVERQTAAAPRREIIERSLEDYGILGVTDSLEAAVDQANAIAPEHLELAVADPFALLGRVRNAGSIFLGHYAPEPLGDYFAGPNHVLPTNGTARFSSPLGVYDFVKRSSVIHYTKEALQKVGQDIMDFAGLEGLFAHGQAVSVRMKEDER
- the hisB gene encoding imidazoleglycerol-phosphate dehydratase HisB — protein: MTQSVICRTTAETDITLELTREGSGKFDGTSSIGFMDHMLTLFCRHSLMDLKLALKGDLIVDAHHSVEDLGICLGQAFAEIMEDKAGIRRYGSVFLPMDETLVQAAVDISGRPYLVITGDLVPGRAVAFDDQLVEEFFRAFAMNAGITLHIRYLYGRNFHHMAEAAFKAVARALREAMEHDPRETGVPSTKGVL
- a CDS encoding alpha/beta-type small acid-soluble spore protein, producing MASNNSGRQNRLTVPEAKQAMNNMKFEIANELGVNLKQGYNGDLTSRENGYVGGYMVKRMIEQQERSMMGK
- the hisZ gene encoding ATP phosphoribosyltransferase regulatory subunit; protein product: MQERTYLPEGVEDLMPERCQLKRKLERGMEALFEKRGYLPIETPLFEAWENFATLMEPTKRDGVIKFIDGSGRVMALRPDLTLPAARLVAARFPEGETVRVFYSGDVYTNTPEADQMRQIPQTGVELMGEGGPEADAGIIALAVEALLASGLDGFQIDIGQVGFFAGLMERAGFDEEEILAIRRLIEMKSVLDAGAWLAKKNLTPDVEEALVELPSLFGGAEVIDKAGAWAKNDRCRYALANLERVYGLLCQRGYEKYVKIDLGMVHTMDYYTGVIFRGMDHRLGRPLVSGGRYDHLMENYGRPMEAMGFAVDVMAVLMVRERMGKEV
- a CDS encoding epoxyqueuosine reductase QueH, which codes for MAKILMHCCCAPCSLSVIDPLRAEGFEPVAFWYNPNIHPWKEYEARRDCLLAYAPTIDMEVRVKEHYGLSEFVQKVAGDIGGRCTFCYENRLEAAARYAAEHGFSAFTTTLLASPYQRHEAIAEAAGRFAQEYGVDFLYRDFRPNFRAGNQRARELGFYMQKYCGCIFSEADRYQNKIRRDREKYSE
- the recG gene encoding ATP-dependent DNA helicase RecG; its protein translation is MELTALKGVGPKRAEQLERLGVREVRDLWTLFPRDYEVFDDFTAIAAIRESGVYTLRARVVDEPRTSYVRRNFSVTRFKIDDGTGRISCVYYNQPYVAQAFHEGEFHAFRGRVAREFGGQMQNPAHRLYVEGEVQRPLPVYPRVQGLHQKVVRDAAAQALKFLDVRDMLPPEVREKGGLMELADAILEVHCPASRERLAAAEQRLMVEEMLSFQLTVQRRRVERERTPGQVLSAPPELKEALAALPYELTGAQKRVLGEILDDLSRPHPMARLVQGDVGSGKTVLAFLSLLTAAKNGVQGALMAPTEILARQHFAEAQKFFRPFGVRVGLILGSQKEREKRDGRERTELGAWDVVIGTHALIQGSVRFRNLGLVVTDEQHRFGAQQRQVLVDKGAAPHVLVMSATPIPRSLSLILYGDLDVSAVDELPPGRKPIETKRVREARRRDLYDFIYRRAKTGGQAYVVCPLVEDSEDLDVRSAESVYQELKRAMKGVSIAYLHGRMKSGEKEAVIERFRKNEVQVLVSTTVVEVGVNVPNATVMVIENAERFGLAQLHQLRGRVGRGGEASYCFLLEQEGSARLDVLARTQDGFEIAREDLRMRGPGEMMGGRQSGMMSFKTAGFGLGLSDVERARDLAVELLRTRPELAYAIPEHSLFSFDGLGSWAVH
- the hisA gene encoding 1-(5-phosphoribosyl)-5-[(5-phosphoribosylamino)methylideneamino]imidazole-4-carboxamide isomerase, whose protein sequence is MRVYPAIDLKGGKCVRLVQGRMERSTVYGDPVEMALKWKKAGAGFLHMVDLDGAFDGAGRNREAVAKAVRETGLPVQLGGGIRTLEDIRECLALGVTRVILGTVLVENPELAKEAAGLYPGRIAAGIDAKAGKVATRGWATDTDLTAVDLALQMKAAGIGTVIYTDIARDGMLGGPNIPETKRLKEKTGLEIIASGGVSRLSDLTKIRTAGIDGVIVGKALYSGAFTLEDALKEE
- the hisIE gene encoding bifunctional phosphoribosyl-AMP cyclohydrolase/phosphoribosyl-ATP diphosphatase HisIE, giving the protein MDYAKIRWNKDGLIPAIAQDVRTGEVLMLAYMNEESLRLTLETGRATYFSRSRGKLWVKGETSGHTQTVKSLWLDCDGDTILMEVEQAGAACHTGSKTCFFTPVTESREMFGPLCLSQEFETILDRRAHPTEGSYTNYLFDKGVDKICKKVGEESAEVIIGAKNREPEEVSYEMADLFYHLMVLLVEQGMTLEDVYAQIGKRRK
- a CDS encoding alpha/beta-type small acid-soluble spore protein, with translation MASSNNRVVVPEAKQALDKMKYEIAQEMGLQYNGYKGDLTSKQNGSVGGEMVRRMIEDYQNANK